One genomic window of Halorubrum hochsteinianum includes the following:
- the purH gene encoding bifunctional phosphoribosylaminoimidazolecarboxamide formyltransferase/IMP cyclohydrolase: MKIAGLASNRGRNLRHIADAAPGGAELSVVLTNREQAPVLEAATERRVPTEVVEREEGESREAHERRVVERLSDYDVDLVCLDGYMRVLTDEFLDAVPTTLNVHPSLLPSFPGTDAHEQVLEAGVRTTGCTVHVVTEAVDAGPVVTQEPIPVYEDDDADSLKARVLREAEFTAYPRAVRWFAEDRVTVERDADGNPVDVAVEGDVGGDFPERRFVSEERTATLRYGENPHQDAALYVDDGCEEASVVDADQLNPGAKGMGYNNYNDADAALNLVKEFDDPAAAVIKHTNPAGCAVGSDLADAYDRALRTDAKSAFGGIVALNRECDADTATAVADSFKEVVVAPGYTDSALDVLREKKNLRVLDVGPLGEGDDRFSERFTEKPVVGGRLVQERDRQSPTAEDLEFVTEREPTDEQVETMLFAWRTLKHVKSNGILFATGTETVGVGMGQVSRVDAVTLAAMKAEKDAEGKSAEGAVMASDAFFPFPDAIEEAADAGIEAVIQPGGSVNDEDVIAAADEHDMAMAFTGSRCFRHD, encoded by the coding sequence ATGAAGATCGCCGGACTCGCGAGCAACCGGGGACGGAACCTCAGACACATCGCCGACGCCGCGCCGGGCGGCGCTGAGCTGTCGGTCGTCCTGACGAACCGCGAGCAGGCACCCGTCCTGGAGGCCGCCACGGAGCGCCGCGTCCCGACCGAGGTCGTCGAGCGCGAGGAGGGCGAGTCGCGGGAGGCGCACGAGCGCCGGGTCGTCGAGCGGCTCTCCGACTACGACGTCGACCTGGTCTGTCTGGACGGCTACATGCGCGTGCTGACGGACGAGTTCCTCGACGCCGTCCCGACGACGCTGAACGTCCACCCCTCGCTGCTCCCGTCGTTCCCCGGCACGGACGCCCACGAACAGGTCTTGGAGGCCGGCGTCCGGACGACCGGCTGTACGGTCCACGTCGTCACCGAGGCGGTCGACGCCGGCCCGGTCGTCACGCAGGAGCCGATCCCGGTGTACGAGGACGACGACGCCGACTCGCTGAAGGCGCGCGTCCTCCGCGAGGCCGAGTTCACCGCCTACCCGCGGGCGGTCCGCTGGTTCGCCGAGGACCGGGTGACCGTCGAGCGGGACGCCGACGGGAACCCCGTCGACGTCGCGGTCGAGGGCGACGTGGGCGGCGACTTCCCGGAGCGGCGGTTCGTCTCCGAGGAGCGGACCGCCACGCTCCGGTACGGCGAGAACCCGCATCAGGACGCCGCCCTGTACGTCGACGACGGCTGCGAGGAGGCGAGCGTCGTCGACGCCGACCAGCTGAACCCCGGCGCGAAGGGCATGGGCTACAACAACTACAACGACGCGGACGCCGCGCTGAACCTCGTGAAGGAGTTCGACGACCCCGCGGCCGCGGTGATCAAACACACCAACCCCGCGGGCTGCGCGGTCGGGTCCGACCTCGCGGACGCGTACGACCGCGCGCTGCGCACCGACGCGAAGTCGGCGTTCGGCGGCATCGTCGCCCTCAACCGCGAGTGCGACGCCGACACCGCCACCGCGGTCGCCGACTCGTTCAAGGAGGTCGTCGTCGCGCCGGGCTACACCGACAGCGCGCTCGACGTGCTCCGCGAGAAGAAGAACCTCCGCGTGCTCGACGTGGGGCCGCTCGGCGAGGGCGACGACCGCTTCTCGGAGCGGTTCACGGAGAAGCCGGTCGTCGGCGGCCGCCTCGTTCAGGAGCGCGACCGGCAGTCGCCGACCGCGGAGGACCTGGAGTTCGTCACCGAGCGCGAACCGACCGACGAGCAGGTCGAGACGATGCTGTTCGCGTGGCGGACGCTGAAACACGTCAAGTCGAACGGCATCCTGTTCGCGACCGGCACGGAGACGGTCGGCGTCGGCATGGGACAGGTCTCGCGGGTCGACGCGGTCACGCTCGCGGCGATGAAGGCCGAGAAGGACGCGGAGGGGAAGTCCGCCGAGGGCGCGGTGATGGCTTCGGACGCCTTCTTCCCGTTCCCGGACGCGATCGAGGAGGCGGCCGACGCGGGGATCGAGGCCGTGATCCAGCCCGGCGGCTCGGTCAACGACGAGGACGTGATCGCCGCCGCCGACGAACACGACATGGCGATGGCGTTCACCGGCTCGCGCTGCTTCCGACACGACTAG
- the purB gene encoding adenylosuccinate lyase → MRDDGRTDGGAADGADSIPGLSRSDPLAAVSPLDGRYAGRTAPLSPYASEAGLMRARTRVEVEYLIALADLDATPIGLDEASETVLRAVYEGFSAEDARLIKRLETEGAAGYDATNHDVKAVEYFLRVRLAELAEGEADGDPDADGSPLDADGSPLDDEESPLDADGSPLDDEESPLNDAESLYPWIHFGLTSEDVNNLAQRLLLKPAVSDVIVPAVREVRDALVELAQEHRDAPMLARTHGQPATPTTFGKEMAVYAARLGRALGRVVVANEDLSGKLAGASGTYAAHRAAYPDVDWRGFSESFVRGLDLEHTALATQVNPCDDLAALFDALRGVNNVLLDLDLDAWLYVSDRYLGQEAVEGETGSSTMPHKVNPIDFENSEGNLSVANSDLTFLADYVTNSRLQRDLSDSTVKRNVGAALAHCLIGYSKAADGLGKVVPNEAVMREELEATPEVIGEAVQTILRREGDTEAYERVKALSRGRSVTLDDFRELFDDLDIDDEVRAELKALTPAGYTGVADDLVDELDE, encoded by the coding sequence ATGAGAGACGACGGACGGACGGACGGCGGCGCGGCCGACGGGGCCGACTCGATCCCCGGGCTGTCCCGGTCGGACCCGCTCGCGGCCGTCTCGCCGCTCGACGGACGATACGCCGGCCGGACAGCGCCGCTGTCGCCGTACGCGAGCGAGGCGGGGCTGATGCGCGCCCGGACCCGCGTCGAGGTCGAGTACCTGATCGCGCTCGCGGACCTGGACGCGACGCCGATCGGTCTCGACGAGGCGAGCGAGACGGTGCTGCGCGCGGTCTACGAGGGGTTCTCGGCCGAGGACGCGCGCCTGATAAAGCGGCTGGAGACCGAGGGGGCCGCGGGGTACGACGCGACCAACCACGATGTGAAGGCGGTCGAGTACTTTCTCCGCGTCCGGCTCGCGGAACTCGCCGAGGGCGAGGCCGACGGGGACCCCGACGCCGACGGCTCCCCGCTCGACGCCGACGGCTCCCCGCTCGACGACGAGGAGTCCCCGCTCGACGCCGACGGCTCCCCGCTCGACGACGAGGAGTCCCCGCTCAACGACGCGGAGTCGCTGTACCCGTGGATCCACTTCGGGCTGACGAGCGAGGACGTGAACAACCTCGCGCAGCGGCTCCTCCTCAAGCCCGCGGTAAGCGACGTGATCGTTCCCGCGGTCCGCGAGGTGCGCGACGCGCTGGTCGAGTTGGCACAAGAGCATCGCGACGCGCCGATGCTGGCGCGCACCCACGGCCAGCCCGCGACGCCGACCACCTTCGGCAAGGAGATGGCGGTGTACGCCGCGCGGCTCGGCCGCGCGCTGGGCCGGGTCGTCGTCGCGAACGAGGACCTCTCCGGGAAGCTCGCGGGCGCGTCCGGCACCTACGCGGCGCACCGCGCCGCCTACCCCGACGTCGACTGGCGGGGGTTCTCGGAGTCGTTCGTGCGCGGGCTCGATCTGGAACACACCGCGCTCGCGACGCAGGTGAACCCCTGCGACGACCTCGCGGCGCTGTTCGACGCGCTGCGCGGCGTCAACAACGTCCTCCTCGATCTGGACCTGGACGCGTGGCTGTACGTCTCCGACCGCTACCTCGGCCAGGAGGCCGTCGAGGGCGAGACGGGGTCGTCGACGATGCCCCACAAGGTGAACCCGATCGACTTCGAGAACAGCGAGGGGAACCTCTCGGTGGCGAACAGCGACCTCACGTTCCTCGCCGACTACGTGACGAACTCGCGGCTCCAGCGCGACCTCTCGGACTCCACCGTCAAGCGCAACGTCGGCGCGGCGCTCGCGCACTGCCTGATCGGCTACTCGAAGGCCGCCGACGGGCTGGGGAAGGTCGTCCCGAACGAGGCCGTCATGCGCGAGGAGCTTGAGGCGACGCCCGAGGTGATCGGCGAGGCGGTCCAGACGATCCTCCGCCGCGAGGGCGACACCGAGGCGTACGAGCGCGTGAAGGCGCTCTCCCGCGGCCGGTCGGTGACGCTCGACGACTTCCGCGAGCTGTTCGACGACCTCGACATCGACGACGAGGTCCGCGCGGAGCTGAAGGCGCTCACGCCCGCCGGCTACACCGGGGTTGCCGACGACCTCGTCGACGAGCTCGACGAGTAG
- a CDS encoding zinc ribbon domain-containing protein codes for MPSENDETEYSVFDDDELSENDSGRDAAPDGDAAGSAAGRGARTDDRPASLGGDGTGCPKCGGTATETDEIATSGTGLTKMFDVQNRKFLVVSCAECGYSELYKGQSSGNAIDFFLG; via the coding sequence ATGCCCTCCGAGAACGACGAGACGGAGTACTCCGTCTTCGACGACGACGAACTGAGCGAGAACGACAGCGGCCGCGACGCCGCCCCCGACGGCGACGCCGCGGGCTCCGCCGCCGGCCGCGGTGCCCGGACCGACGACCGCCCCGCCTCGCTCGGCGGCGACGGGACCGGCTGTCCGAAGTGCGGCGGCACGGCGACCGAGACCGACGAGATCGCCACCAGCGGGACGGGTCTCACCAAGATGTTCGACGTCCAGAACCGCAAGTTCCTCGTGGTCTCCTGCGCCGAGTGCGGCTACTCGGAGCTGTACAAGGGACAGTCGTCCGGGAACGCGATCGACTTCTTCCTCGGCTGA
- a CDS encoding sensor domain-containing protein: MVSLRPLASLPVVGVLADGRTYRHLLYLLIAMPIAFVHSGVFSFGVVFGLVFAPVLVGLAALFATLVAARLFAGVERWLADALLGTDLAKPDDLADADGALGGARKYVDAASTWRGLGFLMAKFWVSLFGIVPLLLLSRGIPLVTAPLRYPLVVQFGEVDGEPATWAIDALPEALAAVPLGVAAVLVACHLANVAGYAARRMAVALLGGSTGVEVDRDDEDERVTVDRERDVASGEDGDRAIESDRADGDAESDRETGDDDRETDADRAERPDSGAFEFDADRRDPDDADDSTDRN, translated from the coding sequence ATGGTCTCCCTCCGACCGCTCGCGTCCCTCCCAGTCGTCGGCGTCCTCGCCGACGGCCGCACGTATCGCCACCTGCTGTACCTGCTGATCGCGATGCCGATCGCCTTCGTCCACTCGGGCGTGTTCTCGTTCGGCGTCGTCTTCGGGCTCGTCTTCGCCCCGGTGCTCGTCGGCCTCGCGGCCCTGTTCGCGACGCTCGTCGCCGCTCGGCTGTTCGCGGGGGTCGAGCGCTGGCTCGCCGACGCGCTGCTCGGGACCGACCTCGCGAAGCCGGACGACCTCGCCGACGCCGACGGCGCGCTCGGCGGCGCGAGGAAGTACGTGGACGCCGCCTCGACGTGGCGCGGACTCGGGTTCCTCATGGCGAAGTTTTGGGTCTCCCTGTTCGGGATCGTCCCGCTGCTGCTGCTCTCGCGGGGAATCCCGCTCGTCACCGCGCCGCTCCGGTATCCGCTCGTCGTCCAGTTCGGCGAGGTCGACGGCGAGCCGGCGACGTGGGCCATCGACGCGCTGCCGGAGGCGCTCGCGGCGGTCCCGCTGGGCGTCGCCGCCGTCCTCGTGGCCTGCCACCTCGCCAACGTCGCGGGGTACGCCGCCCGCCGGATGGCGGTCGCCCTGCTCGGCGGCTCGACCGGCGTCGAAGTCGACCGCGACGACGAGGACGAGCGCGTGACGGTCGACCGCGAGCGTGACGTCGCCTCCGGTGAGGACGGCGACCGCGCGATCGAGAGCGACCGCGCGGACGGCGACGCCGAAAGCGACCGCGAGACCGGCGACGACGACCGTGAGACTGACGCCGATCGGGCCGAACGCCCCGACTCCGGGGCGTTCGAGTTCGACGCCGACCGCCGCGATCCGGACGACGCGGACGACTCGACCGATCGGAACTGA
- a CDS encoding metal-dependent hydrolase: MPSTVVHAGFALLLAAALLDDRLLDRRALAVLLVVVVLPEADSFLGFVMDGAHRTVGHTFVIPAVAALALYYDTRVRESSALRERLSDRWIAVAWVALFVHVFAHVSLDWTHLDGVNAFWPLRDRFFHLDGEILYSTADGFVQTFVDVRIDPETGSRTVDAGGGGTSESVHVSNPVEPRDPDLDVEEPVDRRFPVANAGWRLYLIGLGLFALGARRLQGDGAPAEE; encoded by the coding sequence ATGCCCTCGACGGTCGTCCACGCCGGGTTCGCGCTGCTGCTCGCCGCCGCGCTGCTCGACGACCGGCTCCTCGACCGCCGGGCGCTGGCGGTCCTGCTCGTCGTCGTCGTGCTCCCCGAGGCGGACAGCTTCCTCGGGTTCGTCATGGACGGCGCACATCGCACGGTCGGGCACACCTTCGTGATCCCCGCGGTCGCCGCGCTGGCGCTGTACTACGACACCCGCGTCCGGGAGTCGTCCGCGCTCCGCGAGCGGCTCTCGGACCGTTGGATCGCGGTCGCGTGGGTCGCGCTCTTCGTCCACGTCTTCGCGCACGTCTCGCTCGACTGGACGCACCTCGACGGCGTGAACGCGTTCTGGCCGCTCCGCGACCGGTTCTTCCACCTCGACGGGGAGATCCTCTACTCGACGGCGGACGGGTTCGTCCAGACGTTCGTCGACGTCCGGATCGACCCCGAGACGGGATCGCGGACCGTCGACGCGGGCGGCGGTGGCACCAGCGAGTCCGTCCACGTCAGCAACCCCGTCGAGCCGCGCGACCCCGACCTCGACGTTGAGGAGCCGGTCGACCGGCGGTTCCCGGTCGCGAACGCGGGCTGGCGGCTCTACCTGATCGGGCTGGGGCTGTTCGCGCTCGGCGCGCGGCGGCTTCAGGGGGACGGCGCACCAGCCGAGGAGTGA